The genomic window ACATTATattctctctcactctctttcTTCAggtttactttaattatatatggaGCAGTTGATTCAAGGTCTCCCAGACGACATCGCCCTTGAATGTCTGATTCGTCTCCCATACAACCACCTCTCCACCGCTTCACTGGTCTCCCCTCCCTGGAAGCTGCATCTTCAACTTCCCCTTTTTCTCCGCCACCGGAAAACCGCCGGTTTCACTACCAACGTCATCGTAATGGCTCAATCACCACCCCAAACCAACACCGGAAAGGCCATTCCTCTGGCTAATTCTTATCGGCTCACGCTTTTTGACCCAGATTCTGGGAGTTGGTCCGAGTTGCCATCGCTTCCCGGGATGAACCGTGGGTTGCCCCTGTATTGCGGGCTGGTCGGAGTAGGGTCGGATCTGGTGGTGATTGGCGGTTACGATCTTGAGACGTGGAAGTCGTTGAATGCGGTGTTTATTTACAATGTCGTTTCGGCCACGTGGAGGCGTGGCGCCAATATCCCAGGTGTACGACGGTCGTTCTTCGGCTGTGTTTCGGATTCGGATCGGATGGTTCTGGTTGCAGGTGGGCACGATGGTGACAAGAATGCGCTGAGATCTTCGCTGGCATATGACGTGGCAAAAGACGAGTGGCTTCCGCTACCTGACATGTCAATGGAGCGCGACGGGTGCAAAGTGGTGTTCCAGCATGAAAAGTTCCATGTCATTGGCGGATACCGGACAAAGACGCTAGGTCGATTTGAGAGAAGCGCTGAAGCCTTTGATGTTGCCAGCTGGCAGTGGGAACATATAAAGGAGGATCTCTTGGAGACAAGCACGTGTTCAAGAACATGTGTGGTGGGAGACGATGGGAAGCTTTACATGTGCAGAGAAGGTGACTTGGTgccatggttcaaagtcgcggtATTGGTCATTGACTCGAAAGGGCCCGAGGCGTATTGGTCTCAATGTATCGGTTTGGTATCGGACGATAcgtaaaataagttaattagaaaattcaaaaaattataaaaatattatgtaagtCATCAGAAAAATAcatacaattaaataagctcaaaaaattagtaaaataaattagtctcacatttaacattatttaaatagttataaaagtatctGCTCagagttatttatgataatgctaataaaagaaaattattttatttcaagtataataacatttttattaccaaacatataatacaataatcaattccatgttgaatAACGAGGAagttcaaaatcatcatc from Vitis vinifera cultivar Pinot Noir 40024 chromosome 9, ASM3070453v1 includes these protein-coding regions:
- the LOC100242448 gene encoding F-box/kelch-repeat protein At1g80440-like, yielding MEQLIQGLPDDIALECLIRLPYNHLSTASLVSPPWKLHLQLPLFLRHRKTAGFTTNVIVMAQSPPQTNTGKAIPLANSYRLTLFDPDSGSWSELPSLPGMNRGLPLYCGLVGVGSDLVVIGGYDLETWKSLNAVFIYNVVSATWRRGANIPGVRRSFFGCVSDSDRMVLVAGGHDGDKNALRSSLAYDVAKDEWLPLPDMSMERDGCKVVFQHEKFHVIGGYRTKTLGRFERSAEAFDVASWQWEHIKEDLLETSTCSRTCVVGDDGKLYMCREGDLVPWFKVAVLVIDSKGPEAYWSQCIGLVSDDT